The Lineus longissimus chromosome 6, tnLinLong1.2, whole genome shotgun sequence sequence TAGTGgatatatattttttcaatcatgttcaaattttgaaatttccttATCGCTATCATTATTTTCAATGATCTGACCATATCGTTAAGCCTGATCAGTTAATTTACTTGGAGTTTGCGCCAGATAAGGTCTTTCTCTGTATGCCTGGTATAGGCTGGCATAAAGTGCTCTTAGAAAGCTACTTTACCTACGATGTATATTCTGTGCTTCACAACAACCCGCAGTTTGGTCTTATGATGCAATGAGACACATGACACATTGCATCTTGGAAGAACACTTGCTTTTAAAACTAATCTTGAAGTTCTATTAAAATTAGAAGATTTGATCAGAAATAATTTTTCCTGTCCTGTAGTTTACTTATACAGACCACTTGGATTTGCAGTGACTGAATAAGTGATTGTCTTCGTCACATTCCTGGCTATGGTGCTGCACAGCCAAGTTTTCCGAGATCCCGTTATAAACATTTTTAGGGCAACAGATCAGGTAGCAGTCTGACCGAAATGGCTCAAGTTGAGCAAGGAAAATGCGTAACGAAGTTTTCCGTATGACCAACCGTTCCTGGTGCTGCTTCGATATCACAAACCTGTTCCAATCTATGACCAGATCAGTAATCACTCCTGccattgaattttgaaatatttgggcATAAGTTCCCTGTCTCTTGTAAAAGTTCACAACTTTTTTTGTGGTAATACTTTCATTTTAGCGCCATAAACCGGTGGCACACATATGCTAATGATTTGGAGTCTTGCCAATGTTAGAGTCCAGATTTTATTTAAGGGTTGTTCCAAAATGCATGCTTGATGGTGGGGGGGGTTTTCTTCAAAAGGACCTCGTTTCTTGGTTTTGAGACATTCTATTTATTATCATGGAAAATAGTTACCATGATATATTTTGTCTTGGGCTTCCAATCAGTGCCACAGACTTTGCTGGCAGAAATTCTCAAGTGCCAATTCATACTTCAGTGAACAGTTTGTGTATCAGTTATTTTGTGGCTGAGCAATCGCTATCATTCTGGTATCTTCACCGGCCTGTAATAACATCCCAGATTTTTTGGACCTCTGTCACGGCAGCTTGTAAACCGGATCTTTCATTCTCATGGCCTGAGGTTAATTCTGTATGCAAATCAGGTCtgttggcctgagcttcagggaATTTGAGAGTaaacctgcagtgttggagttTTATACAATATCTTGTACAGAGTTTTTACTGTTTGGAAACAAAAGGTGTATATACAAGTGTAAGATAAAAGACTGTTAATCTTGGGAATAAATTTTATCTAAAAAGCATAAATATAGTTTTCTTTTGTGTTATGTTGAGTCTAATCTGTTCAGATTAAGAAGTGACTGTGCCTGACGAATGAACCGTGAAATCAAGCCCTTTGACTGATTGATTCTATCCCTACACCTCGGTCATTGTGATGTAATCGGGCCTTTTCCGTGGCCGCCAAGTAGGTGACCTAGTTCCTATATCAACACTGGAGCAGTCCAACAGTGAACAGACTGGAGCTTGACTGAAATGCTAAGTTTACAGCTTGTGTGTTGACATTTCTGCCCTGGATTACTTCAAGAGATATTAAAGGTGCATCAATGGATAAGGTATCTTCTTCACATTCACCTCCTACAGTCGATCCTGTTCGTTGGATGTACCCGGGAATTGACTCGGACAGACTGCTATAGGAGACAAATTGACTTGGACAGACTTTGCTATTTGAGACAACTTGATAGATTTTATCCTAGAAGGCCAACACTTCCATGGCAGAATTAGAACTTGGGACTGCAAAtaaacttctcaccaacttgACCAAAACCATTGAAAAACACCTTAGATTTAAATAACATAATGTCTTTATTtacatataaatacatgtaacatttaTATCATAGAATATATTCTAATTAACAAAGGCAGTGTACATTAATACCGTAGCCAAGCAAAGTTACATAATTTTGTACCATGTAATAATATTACAGGTTTCTTCTTTGACTACATGtagtcataatcataatcatccaGCTCTGATATCAGTTATAATAATAGTAAACACAATCAACTCATGGTCACAACTCAAAAGTCATCACCACCCGATCATTATGAATTGACACCACTAGCTGTGTTCTCAACCGATACTCCAAACACACGTCGTTTCGTGATGTATAGCACTGTggcaaagaaaaagacaagaGCCAGAAAGATCAAGAGTTTATCAGTGAATTCTCGTCTGTTGTATTTCGTGAGGAGTTTCCGTGAGTTTTGAACGTGTCCTGACATGTTTTTGAACTCCTCATGTGTTCCTGCAATCTGTCCTGATGAAGACACTGCAATTGAAAGGACTAAAATGGATTGAGGGGTTAAACAgtgagagtacatgtatgtggatcTAGTCATCATTCATTCCATACATAAAGTTTAATAGGATTAATGGATATTTGGCCTCCATAGTAgagcaatagcctgatctacatcacggCTTTTGGTGAatccgccgcctggctctaactaGCCAGTTGCCACAtgtagcctgattaggtaatccaGTTGTTGGAAAAAAGGATTATTCCTACCTAAATTTCCCATGGTCTGTTCACTTTGCTTGACTGAAGCTGACATCATTCGGCTGATATTCAACAAATTATCTGTTATGTTGCCAGATGTTTTAGCTAAGGCTTCTTTgctggatttttttcttttctttaagTCACTTGTTCCCCCATTGAGCagtatttctttttctttcctaTCTATTGTCATCTGTGAGGTTATCACAGCTTTCCGCAATGACTGTTGTGTGCTATAAATTGgaatgaaatcattgaaataatttgatGGCAGATTCAAATATGTCGACGGCTAAAAGTATGCAGCACCTGTTCAAAGGATTGGAGTGTAAAGCTTTATTTAAACAAAGTCAGGCCGGGCAGTAGAGCATTCTAATGATTGAGATATATCACAATAAATTGAGTTGTATCTTCTTATAGTCTAATAAACACTAATAAACATATTGAAGGATTAAATTTTTTATCGAACAGATGCAAACCTTGACAACTGTTTCCTGTAATTTTCCACAGTTTTCAATATAGCTATTTTGTCTGTCTCCTTTTCTTGTTCCCTTGCCAAGTTGTCAAGGTCCTGAAAAAGGATGGAAAGAAAGTTCTTTAAATTAGCATAATCACGTCAGATTGTATATTAGAATCATATGATGATATCTTAGTCAACTTTGCCAAGACCAGGATGTCTCGAGTGTAACCCACTGCTGGGTTTCAGTCACAAAAATTTGATCATAAATATTCAAACTTTGTGGCAccaaatcaaatcaaagagCACATTACCTTACAGAAAGGTAAATATCTTAATCAAAGGTATCCTCTTTAACAATACAGAGGATAATGAAACATACATCAATCCTATTCTTTACAGCTTGAATTATTTCCCTGGCATCACTGTTTAGGTCTTCAAGTAACTCGGTAGGTCCATCACATTCTCTGATATCCTGTAAAGAAATGTATATGACATATTGAAATCAAATCGCaaagagacattgtcacaatcacagCGACACAGGGACAAGTAGTCTGGAAGTGAACAACATATCATCTTTTCCACCATAGGGCAGGAATTTTTCACAGACAACATACAATCTTGGCCTAACCAGTGTCTGAACAGATTTTGTCTTCATGGGGATGAGAAGgaccattggttgtgacaatgacagtGTGGTAGTAACACTATTATCCGCAAGGCGGCGCTACACATATAAAAAATTGACAGTTGAAGGGCGATTTCTCTTCAACTAGACATAGGATATACGTGGTGTTAGATTCCATGGATTCCTTATAATGCATTCTACCGTTTTAAAGTATTCACCTGAACCAAAGCTTTGATTTGAAGATCTGATTTGACAATTTCTTGGATGCAAAGTTTAACTTGGACGTCATcggaagccatcttgaatttaagTACCCACTTGCGGTAGCCCATTCTTCAAACCTATTTTTctcttttattcaataaaaagtAATAAACCTGTACGTCTGTTAGCTATTAACTGTTAATAGTCTCTTATTTTACACACAATTTATATTTATTTATATTTCAATAAAGACTTCATTGGCGTAAAAGCAACCAATGTCGTTCAATTTCCATTTGACACGTCGTCCAAAGAGTCACTCTTCAAATTGTCCTTTCTTGGCGTTTTGCCCCACCGTGATCAAGATGGATTTAATCCTAAACGTTGATTATTGATTACTGTAAGTATCAATAATAATTAAGTGGTATCCAAATGCTTGATTTTCAATTGATTCATTGTAGTAGTACAAGTACTAGTGAAGATCCTAGACCTAGAGAGTAGGCCTATAGACTATAGTCTAGAGAATAGAATAGATGGATCATTCAACATCTACTACTAGTACTGCCCATCCCTCTGGCACTTCAACAGTTCCAGTGATCACATATGTAACATGTTGTTCATTTTTCAGATTGCAACTTGAATTGCAACGCTAGTAATAGTATTATCATGGTATCATCAACCGCCATTGAGGAGAAACGATAGAAGTTACATGCACATGCAAGGGAGATGACTCCAGTTTCTGACAATGCCGTCGTAAGTTCATTAAATAAGATGTCCATATCCTTGTAGTTGTGCTAGATAATTTTAGGTGCTTTAGTAGTATTATATGTTGAACTTGTAGATATGATAATTCAATTGTGATGCCTTTGGCTAGCATCAGTGGCAATAGCATGTTTTAGATGTGATATGGATTATTCTCCAGGTAACTTGGGAAAAAAAGATGCAGAATAAGGAGATGATCCCTCCCTCTTAGTCTTGAATTATATTGTTTGTCCAAATCagtcaaaattcttcaaaaataaACCAAAACTACAATAGAATAACCTTTTATCTGTCTCTGTTTCAGGTGTAATATCCACTGCCCATCTTTGTGGCATTTCAGCTGTCCCAGCGATTGCATGTGTAAACTGTTCAAGCGGACTCGTGCCACCGTCTTCTACGGCACTGTCACTGCCATCGTTCTCGTCACATTCGGAGTCCTACTCTACCTTTCACAGAACTTCTTACCGAAAGAAAACCTCGCGCCGCCACCAGTGACAAAAAAGAAGGGACAGGCTCCGGTGCATACTGCAACCGACCTGTCAAACCCTTATCATCATTACGGCGTAATCATCGACTGCGGAAGTAGTGGCAGTCGGGTGTTCGTCTACTTTTGGCCGACGCATGACGGGAATCCAAACGAGTTGCTCCACATTCATCATGTGATTGATAAAGATTTGCAACCTGTGATAAAAAAAGCTACACCAGGTGagtcaattgaaaaaaatctggaCAATAAGATGTGGAGAATTTCTGTCAACAAATTCCAGTTcatgattctgatgatgatgggaTAGTTCATGTGATTGCAGTGTGAATATTCAGTCTGCCAATAAGTGTCAATAAACGCCGGCAACACAGCTATTTGTATTGTGAAATTTTCATGAGCTGTGTACATAATTTTGTCAAACGAAATCAATAACTTTTATCCTAGTTTTATGCTTCAGCTTAATGCGTTTTAATTGTGTCTCTTGTAGTTACAAATATTGGCTGCACAGCTGTTTCTTTATGGGATATTTAGAATATGTTGCAGTGAACAGCTTTTGGGTCAAAAACTATATAGTAACTGTAGACAAGGCCGTCGCATgcataccctgctatacagacagAAAGAATAGTGCCACAGAttgtttttttgttattttcattttatggCACCAGTGTATAGCAATGGTACGTTCCCTCATGGTATTGAAATACCCTGCAAGTGCATGACAAAGAATaagatcaatggactcttctcctTGGGTGTATAGCATGGTACGCATTTTCACAGTGAAAGTCAACCTGGCTAATTATCAGGCCTGCATGATGTGTTCTTGTAACTACTCCAATATTTGATATAGTCACAATTGCAAAACAACCTTATATCCAGAAATTTCAAGAGTGTATCATGATTGCGCTTGATTTGCATAAGGGTACATTAATTGCCAGTTGCTGCCTTTTGCATAACTGTTTTGAATATAGTCACAATTGCCAAAAAAAACCTTATATCCACAAATTTCAAGAGTGTATCATAATTGCGCTTGATTTGCATAAGGGTACATTAATTGCCAGTTGCTGCCTTTTGCATAACTGTTTTGAACACCTGGTGTTTGCACAGACATTGTGTACTTGTCATATGGAGGCCATGCTGAGTCATCGTTTaaattttcatggatttttgCATAATCAGTCCACACAATCTAAATTTCCCTGGATATGACGTTCCAAAGTGTAAACTCTGATTAATTGATTTGAAtaaattttaatgaaatatgataCATGAAGCTCTGAAGAATAATCCACCGAGAATCAGCTTCTGATGCATTTCATACCAACATGAGAGGTTATGCATGGGGCAGCTGtagtgcagtggaagagagtctgCCACgtgatcaggaggtcatgggttcaactcTCGGccaagtcactgcttggttccgcaattggtcaagttcaagtgagcgccttctggttgctccttgaaacccctgattgacttctgtggagaccggggtaataatatgatgtcccaaaagcgctttgaacagggaaacatggaaaagcactGCATTGTTTATAAGAATTCAATagtattattattttattactGTTATACTTATCCAACCAAAACATCTGTTGTCAAAATGAGGCTGTACAGTATATATATGAACCATTGTAACCAAGTTGTTTCAGAATTTACTCGTTTTCACTCCAGGTTTGTCATCATTTGCCGACAACCCCAAGGATGCTTACAACTATATCAAACCATTGTTAGACTTTGCCGTGCAGCACATACCAAATAGTAAATACACCGAGACGCCGCTGTATGTGATGGCGACTGCTGGGATGAGGTTGATCCCTCAAGCGTGAGTActgcagaacctctctattaaggacaccatcggcactgacaaatgctgtccataatagaggggtgtcctgattagagaggtcaaattgaatggaaacaaccaatttgggtaaTTTAGAAGTAACACCAATTAAATTTTACATCGCCTTGCCAATTTGAACCAAACTATAATGTTCTAGTTTACACTCTGCTCTCAACTGAatatctttttgtcgaacataATTACAAGTTTCTATCATCTTCAGTGCCCAAACTGCCATCATGGATAACATCCGCCTCAACATCCGCTTAAACTACCAGTTCCTATTTTCGGACAATCATGTTGAAGTCATCACCGGGAAGCAGGAGGGCGTGTACGCGTGGATTGCGACAAATTACGTTCTTGGGCGGTTTCATCATGAAGAGGATGGTAGGTggctcgcattttgtaactacAGTAAGTTGCTTCGCAAGATGTATTAGTAGTGTACTAACAGATTACTCCTAAGTTCTTAggtcaaattttattttgaaggGACACTTGTCTTTTTGATTAAAGTGTGGATCTAACCTCTTACAATTACTATCCAGAGTGAACTTACCAACCACGGACAACTCATTTTTGGATTTGAATAAGGATATGCAAAGTGGTTTTCTGTTCTTTTGTGTAATCAAGCATAGATTGAGAGATTAATCTATGCTTGGTATAACGTATAATGATGCATTTGTCTCTCAGTTTCATGATGAGACAATTTTCTTGAGAAATATATTGATGAGTAAAATCTGTTGTATGTCAAGGTGCTTTGGTTTTGcagttttgtgttttttgttttgcGTGTTGTTTTAATACTCTATTTGATTTTTTTAGATTTAAATTGCTTAACTTTTGTGAGTgctttattttggcagattttgcaaaaaaaaatagttgaaaaaaataaaaattgaaaaaaaaaatttcattggAAAAGTGAAAGAAATTGTG is a genomic window containing:
- the LOC135489520 gene encoding vesicle transport protein SEC20-like → MASDDVQVKLCIQEIVKSDLQIKALVQDIRECDGPTELLEDLNSDAREIIQAVKNRIDDLDNLAREQEKETDKIAILKTVENYRKQLSSTQQSLRKAVITSQMTIDRKEKEILLNGGTSDLKKRKKSSKEALAKTSGNITDNLLNISRMMSASVKQSEQTMGNLVSSSGQIAGTHEEFKNMSGHVQNSRKLLTKYNRREFTDKLLIFLALVFFFATVLYITKRRVFGVSVENTASGVNS